One window of the Halorussus sp. MSC15.2 genome contains the following:
- a CDS encoding DNA topoisomerase IV subunit A, which yields MSADNEAEAQEKLIDLAAQFYDQFDRGEIPEMSVPTRTKSNIVFDEDEDVWVYGDRKSTRSANSVRGARKLLKAIYTIDFLSEQLEEDRSSTLRELYYLSESWDVNEAQFSSQDESNQLVEDLEIVSEVTREDFHMRPEESGATIMGPLYLREQTRRGEREIHCQKDVGEGGYQIPNNPDTIEFLDNDADFVLCVETGGMRDRLVENGFDEKYNTIIVHLKGQPARATRRITKRLQDELDLPVTVFTDGDPWSYRIFGSVAYGSIKSAHLSEYLATPEAQFIGIQPEDIVEYDLPTDPLSDSDINALESELEDPRFQTDYWEEQIEIQLDIEKKSEQQSLASHGLDFVTETYLPERLEAMGVL from the coding sequence ATGAGCGCAGACAACGAAGCAGAAGCCCAAGAGAAACTCATCGACCTCGCCGCGCAGTTCTACGACCAGTTCGACCGGGGCGAAATCCCCGAGATGTCGGTCCCGACCCGGACCAAGAGCAACATCGTCTTCGACGAGGACGAGGACGTCTGGGTGTACGGCGACCGCAAGAGCACCCGGAGCGCCAACAGCGTCCGGGGCGCTCGTAAACTCCTGAAGGCGATATACACTATCGACTTCCTCTCCGAGCAGTTGGAGGAGGACCGCTCCTCGACCCTGCGTGAACTCTACTACCTGAGCGAGAGCTGGGATGTGAACGAGGCCCAGTTCTCCTCGCAGGACGAGTCGAACCAGTTGGTCGAGGACCTCGAAATCGTCTCGGAGGTCACCCGCGAGGACTTCCACATGCGACCCGAGGAGTCGGGCGCGACCATCATGGGACCGCTCTACCTCCGCGAGCAGACCCGGCGGGGCGAGCGCGAGATTCACTGCCAGAAGGACGTGGGCGAGGGCGGTTACCAGATTCCGAACAACCCCGACACCATCGAGTTCCTCGACAACGACGCCGACTTCGTCCTCTGCGTGGAGACCGGTGGGATGCGCGACCGACTGGTCGAGAACGGGTTCGACGAGAAGTACAACACCATCATCGTCCACCTCAAGGGCCAACCGGCGCGTGCGACCCGTCGCATCACCAAGCGCCTGCAGGACGAACTCGACCTGCCGGTCACGGTGTTCACTGACGGCGACCCGTGGTCCTACCGCATCTTCGGGTCGGTGGCGTACGGGTCCATCAAGTCCGCCCACCTCAGCGAGTACCTCGCAACGCCGGAGGCCCAGTTCATCGGCATCCAACCCGAGGACATCGTGGAGTACGACCTGCCGACCGACCCCCTGAGCGACTCCGACATCAACGCCCTCGAATCGGAACTGGAGGACCCGCGCTTCCAGACCGACTACTGGGAGGAGCAGATAGAGATTCAGTTGGACATCGAGAAGAAGTCCGAGCAGCAGTCACTCGCGTCCCACGGTCTGGACTTCGTCACCGAGACGTACCTGCCCGAGCGACTCGAAGCGATGGGCGTGCTGTAG
- a CDS encoding zinc ribbon domain-containing protein: MSSRTTPNYCSQCGSSLSPGDAYCSDCGSAVGGGTASDGQPIHPDAETANPDPETTDSDAETASRRDRSAFRRRVEDLTVEGWDVKHDYGDRVVMIDRGIGSIGVHALLLFTTWGFGNIVYALYSYGPGADRVELREDGTERHVSGDDGRYETANDAEGRYDGDDEPAESDDSLLANPGRLVASVFLALVGFSILGDVSGVVSLVLGISLLAAALVVLPPVQRRLEDREAVTKFGRARVTDEAVVEAPEVPCAACAHPVGTGVERTFSEKFFVAGVPLSVEEKGSNCYCPSCARGDPFTNDDIVADATYDERWTDEPQREL; the protein is encoded by the coding sequence GTGAGTTCTCGCACCACGCCGAACTACTGTTCGCAGTGCGGGTCGTCGCTGTCACCCGGCGACGCGTACTGTTCGGACTGCGGTTCCGCCGTCGGCGGAGGGACAGCATCGGACGGCCAGCCGATACATCCGGACGCCGAAACCGCCAATCCGGACCCCGAAACGACCGACTCGGACGCCGAAACCGCCAGTAGACGCGACCGCTCGGCGTTTCGACGCCGCGTCGAGGACCTGACAGTCGAAGGCTGGGACGTGAAACACGACTACGGCGACAGAGTCGTCATGATAGACCGCGGGATAGGGTCGATAGGTGTCCACGCGTTGTTGCTCTTCACGACGTGGGGATTCGGTAACATCGTCTACGCGTTGTACAGTTACGGCCCGGGTGCCGACCGCGTCGAACTCCGTGAGGACGGGACCGAGCGACACGTCTCGGGTGACGACGGTCGCTACGAGACGGCCAACGACGCAGAGGGTCGCTACGACGGGGACGACGAACCCGCCGAGTCGGACGACTCTCTCCTCGCTAACCCCGGACGCCTCGTCGCCAGCGTCTTCCTCGCGCTGGTCGGGTTCTCGATTCTCGGTGACGTGTCCGGCGTCGTGAGCCTCGTCTTGGGTATCAGCCTGCTCGCGGCCGCGCTGGTCGTGTTACCGCCGGTCCAGCGGCGACTGGAGGACCGAGAAGCGGTCACGAAGTTCGGCCGGGCGCGGGTGACAGACGAGGCGGTGGTCGAAGCGCCCGAGGTCCCGTGCGCTGCCTGCGCTCACCCGGTCGGCACCGGCGTCGAGCGGACGTTCTCCGAGAAGTTCTTCGTTGCGGGGGTTCCCCTCAGCGTCGAGGAGAAAGGGAGCAATTGCTACTGCCCGTCCTGCGCGCGAGGCGACCCCTTCACGAACGACGACATCGTGGCCGACGCGACATACGACGAGAGATGGACCGACGAGCCCCAACGGGAGTTGTAG
- a CDS encoding ABC transporter permease, whose amino-acid sequence MSSPRPRESEESGSSAAGARDSESPDSRPPAPLSGASQRPSVSTAPRAVASRASGVVPRVWPPVAVTVLGLLAWSVAARTAGVPDVILPGPSDVAAALAENWLALVEAAGVTALTAGLGVVAGAVVGASLAVAMAASETTRAAVRPYVIALRVVPVIAVAPLLFRWFGDGVGARAALAGTLAIFPVTIATYQGVTATPEEFVALARSVGASPAARYLRVRLPAAAPQAFAGLRIAAAAGVVGAVVAEFLTLKAGIGYRVFRASTRLQTARMVAALGVLALLGVGFYLVPALVERRMDWG is encoded by the coding sequence ATGAGTAGTCCGAGACCGAGGGAGTCCGAAGAATCGGGGTCGAGCGCGGCGGGCGCGCGAGACAGCGAGTCGCCCGACTCCCGACCGCCCGCACCCCTATCAGGTGCGAGTCAGCGTCCCTCGGTTTCGACCGCACCGCGGGCGGTCGCGTCCCGCGCGTCCGGTGTCGTCCCGAGAGTCTGGCCGCCGGTCGCCGTGACGGTTCTCGGTCTGCTGGCGTGGTCCGTGGCCGCCCGGACCGCCGGGGTGCCGGACGTGATTCTCCCGGGTCCGAGCGACGTGGCCGCGGCGCTCGCGGAGAATTGGCTCGCGCTCGTCGAGGCCGCCGGAGTCACGGCGCTCACGGCGGGCCTCGGCGTCGTCGCCGGTGCGGTCGTCGGCGCGTCGCTGGCGGTGGCGATGGCGGCCTCCGAGACGACTCGCGCCGCGGTCCGGCCCTACGTAATCGCGCTCCGGGTCGTCCCGGTAATCGCGGTCGCGCCGCTGCTCTTCCGGTGGTTCGGCGACGGCGTGGGCGCGCGGGCCGCGCTGGCGGGCACGCTGGCGATTTTCCCGGTGACGATAGCGACCTATCAGGGAGTTACCGCGACGCCCGAGGAGTTCGTCGCTCTCGCGCGCTCGGTCGGCGCGTCGCCCGCCGCCCGGTACCTCCGGGTTCGACTCCCGGCCGCGGCCCCGCAGGCGTTCGCCGGACTGCGAATCGCGGCCGCCGCGGGGGTCGTCGGTGCCGTGGTCGCCGAGTTCCTGACGCTGAAGGCCGGTATCGGTTACCGAGTGTTCCGGGCCTCGACCAGACTCCAGACCGCCCGGATGGTCGCCGCGCTCGGCGTGCTGGCGCTGCTGGGCGTCGGGTTCTATCTGGTCCCGGCGCTGGTCGAGCGTCGGATGGACTGGGGGTAG
- a CDS encoding DUF6498-containing protein: MNDRKESRTTETFLPLLASNLVPLAGIAFLGWRVQNVLFLYWLEIGLVVVIYGGLTLFAERKPNPESRTVSPMTVSVPFLSSRSGTTRPVEWLPPIYYRNVSYAAGLLVWGLGFWLCLSVLMVVLPSPVVVENPYSNSEAIYEYASIFASVLSPEILLSALALLVSQLDSTRRQFLGEARYEQLSAPMTVEIPVRRMVFWFLLTPVAEFVLPLLTLPLAGLFDTRVLFDIGIATLVVLGKLTVEWSSFRARHRENPSGVAGWFTPEESK; the protein is encoded by the coding sequence ATGAACGACAGAAAAGAGTCACGGACCACCGAGACGTTTCTTCCGCTCCTCGCCTCCAATCTGGTCCCGCTCGCCGGAATCGCGTTCCTCGGTTGGCGGGTACAGAACGTCCTGTTTCTCTACTGGCTCGAAATCGGCTTGGTGGTCGTCATCTACGGCGGGTTGACGCTGTTCGCGGAGCGAAAGCCGAACCCCGAGAGTCGGACGGTCAGCCCCATGACGGTGTCCGTGCCGTTCCTGTCCTCGCGCTCCGGAACGACGCGACCGGTCGAGTGGTTGCCGCCGATTTACTACCGAAACGTTAGCTACGCCGCCGGACTGCTCGTCTGGGGTCTCGGATTCTGGCTGTGTCTGAGCGTACTGATGGTCGTCCTCCCGTCGCCAGTCGTCGTCGAGAACCCGTACAGTAACTCCGAGGCAATATACGAGTACGCCTCCATATTCGCGTCCGTTCTCTCGCCCGAAATCCTCCTCAGTGCGCTCGCACTGCTCGTCTCTCAACTCGATTCCACCCGTCGGCAGTTCCTCGGTGAGGCGCGGTACGAGCAACTCTCGGCACCGATGACGGTCGAAATACCGGTCCGTCGGATGGTGTTCTGGTTTCTGCTGACGCCGGTTGCGGAGTTCGTGTTACCGCTACTGACGTTGCCGCTGGCGGGACTGTTCGACACGAGAGTCCTCTTCGATATCGGAATCGCCACGCTCGTCGTTCTCGGGAAACTGACCGTCGAGTGGTCGTCGTTCCGCGCCCGACACCGAGAGAACCCGAGCGGCGTCGCTGGCTGGTTCACGCCCGAAGAGTCGAAATAG
- a CDS encoding ABC transporter ATP-binding protein yields MVRDETSAEETTRTDRATAIRLDGVTVDFEGVCALESVNLRVDEGEFVTVIGPSGCGKTTLLRTVGGLQDPTAGTVRVGGDSPDAARQGGEFGFVFQRHALLPWKSALDNVVFLREMAGKPPDREAARDLLETVGLAGFEESRPAELSGGMRQRVAIARALHLGASVLLMDEPFGELDELTREEMGVEVRRVWRDRNKTVLFVTHSVPEAVFLADRCVVMSDQPGEIAAVFDVELPRPRDESVYGTTAFQEQVARVRTALHEGYELR; encoded by the coding sequence ATGGTGAGAGACGAGACGAGCGCGGAGGAGACGACCCGAACCGACCGAGCGACCGCCATCCGCCTCGACGGCGTGACGGTGGATTTCGAGGGCGTATGCGCCTTGGAGAGCGTGAACCTGCGGGTTGACGAGGGCGAGTTCGTCACGGTCATCGGTCCCTCCGGATGCGGAAAGACCACGCTTCTCCGGACGGTCGGCGGGCTACAGGACCCGACTGCTGGCACCGTCCGGGTCGGGGGCGACTCGCCCGACGCCGCCCGGCAAGGCGGGGAGTTCGGCTTCGTCTTCCAGCGCCACGCCCTCCTGCCGTGGAAGTCGGCACTCGACAACGTCGTCTTCCTCCGGGAGATGGCCGGGAAGCCGCCCGACCGCGAGGCGGCCCGCGACCTGCTGGAGACTGTCGGACTCGCGGGGTTCGAGGAGTCGCGGCCCGCCGAACTCTCGGGCGGGATGCGCCAGCGCGTCGCCATCGCGCGGGCGCTCCACCTCGGGGCCTCGGTCCTGCTGATGGACGAACCGTTCGGCGAACTCGACGAACTCACCCGCGAGGAGATGGGCGTCGAGGTGCGACGCGTCTGGCGCGACCGGAACAAGACGGTGCTGTTCGTCACCCACAGCGTCCCCGAGGCGGTGTTCCTCGCCGACAGGTGCGTCGTGATGAGCGACCAACCGGGCGAAATCGCGGCCGTCTTCGACGTGGAACTGCCCAGACCCCGCGACGAGTCGGTGTACGGAACGACCGCGTTTCAGGAGCAGGTCGCGCGCGTCCGAACCGCGCTCCACGAGGGGTACGAACTGCGATGA
- a CDS encoding ABC transporter permease has translation MSYADRIPAAGLSLPVGALAVGVLAWWAAVVLLGIPPYLLPTPAAVADRLAARPGLYLRNGAVTLRTVLAGGAVGVLAGFGAAAVAVHSTVLRRALYPYLVTARVLPKIAVAPLLLVYLGTGAGTALSFVALIAFFPTFVSSMAGLRETPEEYLDLLRSVDAGPLRTFLFVRIPAALPAVFAGLKQSAALAAVGAVVAEWILTDEGLGYLVLVGAENVQTDAVLAAVVVLFVEGMAVYGAVAAVERRVSWK, from the coding sequence ATGAGCTACGCCGACCGGATTCCGGCCGCGGGACTCTCGCTCCCGGTCGGCGCGCTCGCGGTCGGCGTCCTCGCGTGGTGGGCGGCGGTCGTCCTGCTCGGGATTCCGCCATACCTGCTCCCGACGCCCGCCGCGGTCGCCGACCGACTCGCGGCGCGGCCGGGTCTCTACCTCCGAAACGGCGCGGTCACCCTCCGGACCGTCCTCGCGGGCGGGGCGGTCGGAGTCCTCGCCGGGTTCGGCGCGGCCGCGGTGGCGGTCCACTCGACGGTCCTTCGCCGGGCGCTCTACCCCTACCTCGTCACGGCGCGCGTCCTGCCGAAGATAGCGGTCGCGCCGCTGCTGCTGGTCTACCTCGGCACCGGCGCGGGGACCGCGCTCTCGTTCGTCGCGCTAATAGCGTTCTTCCCGACGTTCGTGAGTTCGATGGCGGGACTCCGGGAGACGCCCGAGGAGTACCTCGACCTGCTCCGGTCGGTGGACGCCGGACCGCTCCGGACCTTCCTCTTCGTCCGGATTCCGGCCGCGCTTCCGGCGGTGTTCGCCGGCCTGAAGCAGTCGGCCGCGCTCGCGGCGGTCGGCGCGGTGGTCGCCGAGTGGATTCTGACCGACGAGGGTCTCGGCTATCTCGTCCTCGTGGGCGCGGAGAACGTCCAGACCGACGCGGTGCTGGCGGCGGTGGTCGTTCTCTTCGTCGAGGGGATGGCGGTGTACGGCGCGGTCGCAGCGGTCGAGCGGCGGGTCTCGTGGAAGTGA
- a CDS encoding ABC transporter substrate-binding protein: protein MGETRRQFLRATGASAVGLTAAVGTTAAQSGGVGLLLNWKPNGLHVPYYAAKAKGYYDEQGVKLNGIESGQGSDFAAKQVGLGNTEFAITSADQMLNVNTRGLSPRSVGVVMQRSPVVVFTTPDAFGGELTGADELAGKTVGTGPGMVKILTKLLLEEKGVLSEVELVDTGFDTVQQLLGGKIDAAGGVFADAVVARQKAGSVSSIPVAETVPSYGHVVGANADFAAGNPETVRGFLRATARGAAWATNNPERATRLLVEANPAISETADTQRAKWVEMASNYVLSEAVRQHAWGWSEARPWETTYRALRDADLLGGETDPSSVWTNEYLDTDYRYVGEYARTVSPPEATASGETASGTTTTGGRN, encoded by the coding sequence ATGGGGGAGACACGACGACAGTTCCTTCGAGCGACGGGTGCCAGCGCGGTCGGACTGACGGCAGCGGTCGGCACTACCGCGGCGCAGTCCGGGGGTGTCGGCCTGCTGCTGAACTGGAAGCCGAACGGGCTTCACGTTCCCTACTACGCCGCGAAGGCGAAGGGGTACTACGACGAACAGGGCGTCAAACTGAACGGCATCGAGAGCGGGCAGGGGTCGGACTTCGCGGCCAAACAGGTAGGGCTGGGCAACACCGAGTTCGCTATCACGAGCGCCGACCAGATGCTGAACGTCAACACACGCGGTCTCTCGCCGCGGTCGGTCGGTGTCGTGATGCAGCGGAGTCCGGTCGTGGTGTTCACCACGCCGGACGCCTTCGGCGGTGAGTTGACCGGTGCGGACGAGTTGGCGGGCAAGACGGTCGGCACGGGACCCGGCATGGTCAAGATTCTCACGAAACTCCTGTTGGAGGAGAAGGGCGTCCTCTCGGAGGTGGAACTCGTGGACACCGGGTTCGACACGGTCCAGCAGTTGCTCGGCGGGAAGATAGACGCCGCGGGCGGCGTGTTCGCCGACGCGGTGGTCGCGCGCCAGAAGGCGGGGTCGGTCTCGTCGATTCCGGTGGCCGAGACCGTCCCCTCCTACGGCCACGTCGTCGGCGCGAACGCCGACTTCGCCGCCGGAAACCCCGAGACTGTCCGGGGATTCCTGAGGGCGACCGCCCGCGGCGCGGCGTGGGCGACGAACAACCCCGAGCGGGCGACCCGGTTGCTGGTCGAGGCGAACCCGGCCATCTCCGAGACCGCCGACACCCAGCGAGCCAAGTGGGTCGAGATGGCCAGTAACTACGTGCTCTCGGAGGCGGTCCGCCAGCACGCGTGGGGGTGGAGCGAGGCCCGTCCGTGGGAGACGACGTACCGCGCGCTCCGCGACGCCGACCTGCTCGGGGGCGAGACCGACCCGTCGTCGGTCTGGACCAACGAGTATCTCGACACCGACTACCGGTACGTCGGCGAGTACGCTCGGACCGTCTCGCCGCCCGAAGCGACCGCGTCGGGCGAAACCGCGTCCGGGACGACGACCACAGGCGGACGGAACTGA
- a CDS encoding mechanosensitive ion channel family protein, which produces MVPLQQFDWPTSLGEVLAQYAGLLWDVVAFVLAFAVVYVVGKYVMVKLVRRSLSARGFDRTVVQLATTTAGAVVFFVAVAVAFTVAGFGSFLAAFATLGGALALALGFAAQDLVANFVSGVFILKDKPFQVDDWIEWNDMSGVVREIDLRVTKVETFNNEVITVPNSELANNAVTNAMANERLRLQFVFGIGYDDDIGEATDIILDDARANPDVLDDPEPSVRTTELADSYVGLESRIWIEDPGRGKFKEVLSDHVTGVKERFDAEGIEMPYPYRELTGGISIEEVSGLDRVNVTGD; this is translated from the coding sequence ATGGTACCGCTACAGCAGTTCGACTGGCCGACCTCTCTCGGGGAGGTTCTCGCGCAGTACGCCGGTCTGCTCTGGGACGTGGTGGCGTTCGTCCTCGCCTTCGCGGTGGTCTACGTCGTCGGCAAGTACGTGATGGTGAAACTCGTCCGCCGGTCGCTGTCGGCGCGCGGGTTCGACCGGACGGTGGTCCAGTTGGCGACGACCACCGCGGGCGCGGTGGTCTTCTTCGTCGCCGTCGCAGTCGCCTTCACCGTCGCGGGGTTCGGAAGCTTTCTGGCGGCGTTCGCCACGCTCGGGGGCGCGCTGGCGCTGGCGCTCGGGTTCGCGGCGCAGGACCTCGTGGCCAACTTCGTCTCCGGGGTGTTCATCCTCAAGGACAAGCCCTTCCAGGTGGACGACTGGATAGAGTGGAACGACATGTCGGGCGTGGTCCGGGAGATAGACCTCCGGGTGACGAAGGTCGAGACGTTCAACAACGAGGTCATCACGGTACCCAACTCGGAGTTAGCCAACAACGCGGTCACGAACGCGATGGCGAACGAGCGACTCCGCCTCCAGTTCGTCTTCGGTATCGGCTACGACGACGACATCGGCGAGGCGACCGACATCATCCTCGACGACGCGCGGGCCAACCCAGACGTGCTCGACGACCCCGAACCGTCGGTCAGGACGACCGAACTCGCCGACTCCTACGTCGGACTCGAATCCCGAATCTGGATTGAGGACCCCGGCCGCGGCAAGTTCAAGGAGGTGCTCTCGGACCACGTCACCGGCGTCAAAGAGCGGTTCGACGCCGAGGGCATCGAGATGCCCTACCCCTACCGCGAACTCACTGGCGGCATCTCCATCGAGGAGGTCTCGGGTCTCGACCGAGTGAACGTCACCGGCGACTGA
- a CDS encoding alpha/beta fold hydrolase — protein sequence MGRERGVLAGSAGRYPYVTFGDGPRTLVVFAGLTDAFQPDRPPRYFGLLLERYYYRSFAEDHAVYVVGRRRDLPEGTTTREMAAEYADVLREFDLAPADVLGVSLGGLVAQHLAADAPELVRRLVLGVSGRRVGTAGRHTLRRWADWADRGRWFDVYLDSIPVTYTDYRRWVYPPLIRTVGRPFMSEPAAVSDVAVSCRACLDHDATDRLSDVEAPTLVVGGTEDHFYPSGVLRETADAIPDARLNLLEGTGHAAFEERKRRFDRAVAAFLAG from the coding sequence ATGGGACGGGAACGCGGCGTTCTGGCCGGGTCGGCGGGGCGGTATCCGTACGTCACGTTCGGCGACGGACCCCGGACGCTGGTCGTCTTCGCGGGACTGACCGACGCCTTCCAACCGGACCGGCCGCCCCGGTACTTCGGTCTCCTGCTCGAACGCTACTACTACCGGTCGTTCGCGGAGGACCACGCGGTCTACGTCGTCGGTCGCCGACGCGACCTGCCGGAGGGTACCACGACGCGGGAGATGGCCGCCGAGTACGCCGACGTGTTGCGGGAGTTCGACCTCGCGCCCGCCGACGTCCTCGGCGTCTCGCTCGGCGGTCTCGTCGCCCAGCACCTCGCGGCCGACGCCCCGGAACTGGTCCGACGACTCGTCCTCGGGGTCTCCGGACGCCGGGTCGGGACGGCGGGGAGACACACCCTCCGGCGGTGGGCCGACTGGGCCGACCGGGGCCGGTGGTTCGACGTCTACCTCGATTCGATTCCGGTCACCTACACCGACTACCGGCGGTGGGTCTATCCCCCGCTGATTCGGACGGTGGGCCGCCCGTTCATGTCGGAACCGGCCGCTGTCTCTGACGTGGCGGTCTCGTGTCGGGCGTGCCTCGACCACGACGCGACCGACCGCCTCTCCGACGTCGAGGCCCCGACGCTCGTCGTCGGCGGAACCGAGGACCACTTCTACCCCAGCGGAGTCCTCCGCGAGACGGCGGACGCGATTCCCGACGCCCGACTGAACCTCTTGGAGGGCACCGGCCACGCCGCGTTCGAGGAGCGAAAACGACGGTTCGACCGGGCGGTGGCGGCGTTTCTGGCGGGGTGA
- a CDS encoding DNA topoisomerase VI subunit B translates to MPSIQSTLGEEEGIAEELAESQRQISIAEFFEKNKHMLGFDSGARALVTAVKEAVDNALDATEEAGIKPDIYIEIDDTGDYYTLVVEDNGPGITKEQVPKVFGKLLYGSRFHAREQSRGQQGIGISAAVLYSQLTSGKPAKITSKTEGGKEQYFELIIDTDENEPEIKDEADSPPTGKHVNDTHGTRIELEMEANMRARQQLQRYVKHTAVVNPHARLEYREPGMDEPQQFRRAERADLPAETEEIRPHPHGVELGTLLKMLASTDSHSVSGFVQEEFTRVGRKTADSIIDNFRDRHFGREASWRPPEDHEQADLARAVANAVSNKSKEGTAAFGDEVAERVSGRDRVAHHELVEIVAETADEVGSDHDETFGDTVQENAVEAAWAELTDDRRSDLYRLADKATSTRKDDETVHGFAERLAKRFEKGPEHDRATHDELREYVDRAADQTEEYDDATFGDTARENVVMEVWNRMGTVPDAVPKVSAFADDRDMSSDLLEAMKETDIISPPTNCLSPITDELVEAGLRKEYDADFYAASTRDADVHGGDPFIVEAGIAYGGELEEEGKAEVLRFANRVPLVYQRGACATTDVVKSIGWRNYNLSQPGGSGIPNGPAVIMVHVASTNVPFTSESKDAVANVPEIEDEIELAIREAARELKSYLNKRKSLEKRKKKQNVIASILPEMAEKLADVTGQSEPEYEDALARIMNNVLVERSVEDGTVRLSVENNSSKNESPEITDIVTAEPRNLSDGATAVDMDGEWFVKWSPTVESGDEAVLEYEIDGEAEFDVSVEGIEDPKLTVNQ, encoded by the coding sequence ATGCCATCTATCCAGTCGACGCTCGGCGAGGAGGAGGGGATCGCCGAGGAACTGGCCGAAAGCCAGCGCCAGATTTCCATCGCCGAGTTCTTCGAGAAGAACAAGCACATGCTCGGGTTCGACAGCGGTGCCCGAGCGCTGGTGACGGCGGTGAAGGAGGCCGTAGACAACGCGCTGGACGCGACCGAGGAGGCCGGTATCAAGCCGGACATCTACATCGAAATCGACGACACCGGCGATTACTACACCCTCGTCGTCGAGGACAACGGACCCGGCATCACCAAGGAACAGGTCCCCAAGGTGTTCGGGAAACTCCTCTACGGGTCGCGGTTCCACGCGCGCGAACAGTCGCGGGGTCAGCAGGGTATCGGTATCTCGGCGGCGGTGCTCTACTCCCAACTGACCTCCGGCAAGCCCGCCAAGATTACGAGCAAGACCGAGGGCGGCAAGGAGCAGTACTTCGAACTCATCATCGACACAGACGAGAACGAACCCGAAATCAAGGACGAGGCTGACTCGCCGCCTACGGGCAAGCACGTCAACGACACCCACGGCACCCGCATCGAACTGGAGATGGAGGCCAACATGCGCGCCCGCCAGCAACTCCAGCGCTACGTCAAGCACACGGCGGTCGTCAACCCTCACGCTCGACTCGAATACCGCGAACCGGGCATGGACGAACCCCAGCAGTTCCGGCGCGCCGAGCGCGCTGACCTCCCGGCCGAGACCGAGGAGATTCGACCCCATCCCCACGGGGTGGAACTCGGCACGCTGTTGAAGATGCTGGCGAGCACGGACTCCCACAGCGTCTCCGGGTTCGTTCAGGAGGAGTTCACCCGCGTCGGCCGCAAGACCGCCGACTCCATCATCGACAACTTCCGCGACCGCCACTTCGGCCGGGAGGCCTCGTGGCGACCGCCCGAGGACCACGAACAGGCCGACCTCGCGCGTGCGGTCGCGAACGCGGTCTCGAACAAGAGCAAGGAAGGGACCGCCGCGTTCGGCGACGAAGTGGCCGAGCGAGTCTCCGGTCGGGACCGGGTCGCTCACCACGAACTGGTCGAAATCGTTGCCGAAACCGCCGACGAAGTGGGTAGCGACCACGACGAGACGTTCGGCGACACGGTCCAAGAGAACGCGGTCGAGGCCGCGTGGGCCGAACTCACCGACGACCGGCGCAGCGACCTCTACCGGTTGGCCGACAAGGCGACCAGCACTCGAAAGGACGACGAGACCGTCCACGGGTTCGCCGAGCGCCTCGCCAAGCGGTTCGAGAAGGGTCCCGAGCACGACCGGGCGACCCACGACGAGTTGCGCGAGTACGTGGACCGGGCCGCCGACCAGACAGAGGAGTACGACGACGCGACGTTCGGCGACACCGCCCGCGAGAACGTCGTGATGGAGGTCTGGAACCGGATGGGGACCGTTCCCGACGCGGTGCCCAAGGTCTCGGCGTTCGCCGACGACCGCGACATGTCCAGCGACCTGCTGGAGGCGATGAAGGAGACCGACATCATCTCCCCGCCGACGAACTGCCTGTCGCCCATTACCGACGAACTCGTGGAGGCGGGTCTCCGAAAGGAGTACGACGCCGACTTCTACGCGGCCTCGACCCGCGACGCCGACGTTCACGGCGGCGACCCGTTCATCGTGGAAGCCGGTATCGCCTACGGCGGCGAACTCGAAGAGGAGGGCAAGGCCGAGGTCCTGCGCTTCGCGAACCGGGTCCCGCTGGTCTACCAGCGCGGCGCGTGTGCGACGACCGACGTGGTCAAGTCCATCGGCTGGCGCAACTACAACCTCAGCCAACCCGGCGGGTCGGGCATTCCGAACGGCCCGGCGGTCATCATGGTTCACGTCGCCTCCACGAACGTCCCGTTCACGAGCGAGAGCAAGGACGCGGTGGCCAACGTCCCGGAAATCGAGGACGAGATAGAACTCGCGATTCGGGAGGCCGCCCGCGAACTGAAGTCCTACCTCAACAAGCGCAAGTCACTGGAGAAGCGAAAGAAGAAGCAGAACGTCATCGCCTCCATCCTGCCGGAGATGGCCGAGAAGTTGGCCGACGTGACCGGACAGAGCGAACCCGAGTACGAGGACGCGCTGGCCCGAATCATGAACAACGTCCTCGTCGAGCGGAGCGTGGAGGACGGCACGGTACGGCTCTCGGTCGAGAACAACTCCAGCAAGAACGAGTCGCCTGAGATAACCGACATCGTGACCGCCGAACCGCGCAACCTCTCGGACGGCGCGACCGCGGTGGACATGGACGGCGAGTGGTTCGTCAAGTGGTCGCCGACCGTCGAGAGCGGCGACGAGGCCGTCCTAGAGTACGAAATCGACGGAGAGGCAGAGTTCGACGTCAGCGTCGAAGGAATCGAGGACCCCAAACTTACCGTCAACCAATGA